The Pseudomonas extremaustralis genome contains a region encoding:
- a CDS encoding 3'-5' exonuclease has translation MERIAVIDFETTGITPSSHCRATEIAVVILERGQIVDRYQSLMNAGVRVPGFIEQLTGISNAMLRSAPPAERVMNEVNEFVGTTPLLAHNAAFDQKFWDFELGLIRRTRLQKFACSLLLARRLMPSAPNHKLGTLNAFAQLPHTGKAHRAMADAEMAANLTAYLAEQLRRTHGLRELSHDLLCTLQKVPAAKINEHLKKHRGF, from the coding sequence TTGGAACGTATAGCGGTCATCGACTTTGAAACCACCGGCATCACCCCGAGCAGCCACTGCCGGGCCACGGAAATCGCGGTGGTCATCCTCGAACGTGGCCAGATCGTGGACCGCTACCAGAGCCTGATGAATGCCGGTGTGCGCGTGCCGGGCTTTATCGAACAACTCACCGGCATCAGCAACGCCATGCTGCGCAGCGCGCCGCCGGCCGAACGGGTGATGAACGAGGTCAACGAATTCGTCGGCACTACGCCGCTGCTGGCGCATAACGCCGCGTTCGACCAGAAGTTCTGGGACTTCGAACTGGGCCTGATCCGCCGCACCCGCCTGCAGAAATTCGCCTGCTCCCTGCTGCTGGCCCGCCGCCTGATGCCTTCGGCACCCAACCACAAGCTCGGCACGTTGAACGCCTTCGCTCAACTGCCTCATACCGGCAAGGCTCACCGGGCGATGGCGGATGCGGAGATGGCGGCCAACCTGACGGCGTACCTGGCTGAGCAACTGCGTCGCACCCATGGCTTGCGCGAGCTGTCCCATGACCTGCTGTGTACGTTGCAGAAAGTGCCGGCGGCGAAGATCAATGAGCATCTGAAGAAACATCGCGGGTTCTGA
- a CDS encoding alpha/beta hydrolase, whose translation MNKRSGWLLGLLLITSPTWAAEHGVKEVSPDRFHLESGDLSLGLSQDWRQPLPQVTRALIIVHGRLRNAQTYLQSGVEAAERAGLGSTTLVIAPQFLNASDVKRNHLDDRLLRWNGNDWMAGAPSTGPGQISSYAALDQIIEHLGNRQRFPALKEIVVAGHSGGGQVVQRFALIGHDHPTLQTEGIRLRYVVANPSSYAYFSPARPVTFDAASCPGFNDWKYGLQHLPAYAKGQSAERLEQAYVSRDITYLLGQQDTDPNHPALDKSCAAEAQGAYRLIRGHYYFDDLQQRHPQLRQTLVEVPGVGHNGDGMFTSPEGQKVLFAK comes from the coding sequence ATGAATAAACGATCGGGATGGCTGCTGGGCCTGTTGTTAATCACCTCACCCACTTGGGCTGCCGAACATGGCGTCAAGGAGGTCAGTCCCGATCGATTTCACCTGGAGTCCGGCGACCTCAGCCTCGGCTTGAGCCAGGATTGGCGCCAGCCACTGCCCCAGGTCACCCGCGCGCTGATCATCGTGCACGGTCGCCTGCGTAATGCGCAGACCTACCTGCAAAGCGGTGTCGAGGCCGCCGAGCGTGCCGGGCTTGGCAGCACGACGCTGGTCATTGCGCCGCAATTTCTGAATGCATCCGACGTGAAGCGAAACCACCTGGATGACCGGCTACTGCGCTGGAACGGCAACGACTGGATGGCCGGCGCGCCTTCCACCGGCCCTGGCCAGATCAGTTCCTACGCTGCCCTCGACCAGATCATCGAGCACTTGGGCAACCGCCAGCGCTTCCCGGCATTGAAGGAAATCGTGGTAGCCGGGCATTCCGGCGGTGGCCAGGTGGTGCAGCGTTTCGCGCTCATCGGCCACGACCACCCGACCCTGCAAACCGAAGGCATCCGACTGCGTTACGTGGTGGCCAATCCATCGTCCTACGCCTACTTCAGCCCCGCGCGCCCGGTGACGTTCGACGCCGCGAGTTGCCCTGGCTTCAACGACTGGAAGTACGGCCTGCAGCACCTGCCGGCCTACGCCAAAGGCCAGAGCGCCGAGCGGTTGGAACAGGCCTACGTGTCACGGGATATCACCTACCTGTTGGGCCAGCAGGACACCGACCCGAACCACCCGGCCCTGGACAAGAGCTGCGCCGCCGAAGCACAGGGTGCGTATCGGCTGATTCGCGGACACTACTATTTCGACGACCTCCAGCAGCGTCATCCGCAGTTGCGCCAGACGCTGGTGGAAGTGCCGGGGGTGGGGCATAACGGCGATGGGATGTTTACGTCGCCCGAGGGCCAGAAGGTGTTGTTCGCGAAATAA
- the tesB gene encoding acyl-CoA thioesterase II: MSQVLEDLVDLLTLEPIEENLFRGRSQDLGFRQLFGGQVLGQSLSAASQTVEDMRHVHSLHGYFLRPGDAALPVVYSVDRVRDGGSFSTRRVTAIQKGHPIFTCSASFQYDEAGFEHQTSMPVVVGPENLPSELELTKQRAHLIPEHMREKLLCPKPIEVRPVTEKDPFNPQPSDPVKYVWFRADGALADTPALHKYLLAYASDFGLLTTSLLPHGKTVWQTDMQVASLDHALWFHADLRADDWLLYAMDSPWAGNSRGFSRGSVYNRAGQLVASVTQEGLIRHRKDWA; this comes from the coding sequence ATGAGCCAAGTATTGGAAGATCTGGTGGACCTGCTGACCCTGGAGCCGATCGAGGAAAACCTCTTTCGCGGCCGCAGCCAGGACCTGGGTTTTCGTCAATTGTTCGGCGGCCAGGTGCTTGGCCAATCGTTGTCGGCCGCCAGCCAGACTGTAGAAGACATGCGGCACGTGCATTCCCTGCACGGTTATTTCCTGCGCCCCGGCGATGCGGCCTTGCCGGTGGTGTATTCGGTGGACCGCGTGCGCGATGGCGGCAGTTTCAGCACGCGCCGGGTCACGGCGATTCAGAAAGGCCACCCGATCTTCACTTGCAGCGCCTCGTTCCAGTACGACGAAGCCGGCTTTGAGCACCAGACCAGCATGCCCGTGGTGGTCGGCCCGGAGAACCTGCCGTCCGAACTGGAGTTGACCAAACAGCGTGCGCATCTGATCCCTGAGCACATGCGTGAAAAGCTGCTGTGCCCCAAACCGATCGAGGTGCGCCCGGTCACCGAAAAAGACCCGTTCAACCCGCAGCCGTCCGACCCGGTCAAGTACGTGTGGTTCCGCGCCGACGGCGCTCTTGCCGACACCCCCGCGCTGCATAAATACCTGCTGGCCTACGCCTCGGATTTCGGCCTGCTGACCACCTCGCTGCTGCCCCATGGCAAGACCGTGTGGCAGACCGACATGCAGGTCGCCAGCCTCGACCATGCACTGTGGTTCCACGCCGACCTGCGCGCCGATGACTGGCTGCTCTACGCCATGGACAGCCCGTGGGCCGGCAACTCCCGTGGGTTCTCCCGCGGCAGCGTGTACAACCGCGCCGGGCAATTGGTGGCGTCGGTGACCCAGGAAGGCTTGATTCGTCATCGCAAGGATTGGGCATGA
- a CDS encoding GNAT family N-acetyltransferase codes for MEPILELESARLVLRQWRDSDLSAFAQMCADPQVMRYFPALLDRLESAALIGRIRGHFAEYGFGLWALQRKDTGELIGLTGLQNVSFEAGFTPAVEICWRLAREHWGLGYASEAAWTALRCGFDRLQLDEIVAFATEANLPSQKVMQAIGMHYDPQADFEHPKVAVDDPLRAHVLYRITRAQWLDTLHG; via the coding sequence ATGGAGCCGATACTGGAATTGGAAAGTGCACGCCTGGTGCTGCGCCAATGGCGCGACAGCGACCTGTCGGCGTTTGCGCAGATGTGCGCCGACCCGCAGGTGATGCGCTATTTCCCGGCGCTGCTGGACCGCCTGGAAAGCGCGGCGTTGATCGGTCGGATACGCGGCCATTTTGCCGAATACGGCTTTGGCCTGTGGGCCTTGCAACGCAAGGACACCGGTGAACTCATCGGCCTGACCGGGCTGCAGAATGTCAGCTTCGAAGCCGGCTTCACCCCGGCCGTGGAAATCTGCTGGCGCCTGGCCCGTGAGCATTGGGGCCTGGGTTACGCCAGCGAGGCGGCATGGACAGCACTGCGTTGCGGTTTCGACCGTCTGCAACTGGACGAAATCGTCGCCTTTGCCACTGAAGCCAATCTGCCATCACAAAAAGTCATGCAGGCCATCGGTATGCATTACGATCCGCAGGCAGATTTTGAACACCCCAAGGTCGCAGTCGATGACCCGCTGCGAGCCCATGTTTTGTACCGCATCACCCGCGCCCAATGGTTGGACACGCTGCACGGATAA
- the yedA gene encoding drug/metabolite exporter YedA gives MPGPRRFSLPLIAAFFALYVIWGSTYLVIRIGVVYWPPLMLGGIRFLLAGAAMYGFLRWRGAPAPTWQQWKAAAKIGILLLTFGNGAVSVAEHTGVSSGVAALAVATVPLFTLLCGYFWGARNTRLEWAGVILGMIGIAMLNMGSTLQSSPMGAALLLFAAASWAFGSVWSRRLPLPPGAMASAAEMLVAGVTLLIASALTGEHLQAMPPLEGWLALAYLAVFGSIIAFNAYMYLLKHVRPAAATSYAYVNPAVAVLLGIVFIGETIGLEESLAMLVIISAVLLISLPQWRKPKLEIR, from the coding sequence ATGCCTGGCCCACGTCGTTTTTCCTTACCGCTGATAGCTGCCTTTTTTGCGTTGTATGTGATCTGGGGTTCTACCTACCTGGTGATTCGTATCGGTGTGGTGTACTGGCCGCCGTTGATGCTGGGCGGGATCCGCTTTTTGCTCGCCGGGGCTGCGATGTATGGCTTTTTGCGCTGGCGTGGAGCCCCTGCGCCGACGTGGCAGCAGTGGAAGGCCGCCGCGAAGATCGGCATTTTGCTGCTGACGTTCGGCAATGGCGCGGTGAGTGTGGCTGAGCACACTGGCGTGTCTTCCGGCGTGGCTGCGCTGGCGGTGGCGACCGTGCCGTTGTTCACCTTGCTCTGTGGTTATTTCTGGGGGGCGCGCAACACCCGCCTGGAATGGGCCGGGGTGATCCTGGGAATGATCGGCATCGCCATGCTCAACATGGGCAGCACCTTGCAGTCGAGCCCGATGGGTGCGGCGTTGCTGTTGTTCGCGGCGGCTTCGTGGGCATTCGGTTCGGTGTGGAGTCGGCGCCTGCCGTTGCCGCCGGGCGCCATGGCCAGCGCCGCAGAAATGCTGGTGGCCGGTGTGACCCTGTTGATCGCCAGCGCGCTCACCGGTGAACACCTGCAGGCCATGCCGCCGCTGGAGGGCTGGCTGGCGCTGGCGTATCTGGCGGTATTTGGCTCGATCATCGCCTTCAACGCCTATATGTACTTGCTCAAGCACGTGCGTCCGGCGGCAGCGACCAGCTATGCCTATGTCAACCCGGCGGTGGCGGTGTTGCTGGGGATTGTGTTCATCGGCGAGACCATCGGCCTGGAAGAGTCCCTGGCCATGCTGGTGATCATCAGTGCCGTGCTGTTGATCAGCCTGCCCCAGTGGCGAAAGCCCAAGCTGGAAATAAGGTAA
- a CDS encoding HAD family hydrolase: MNLADIKHWVFDMDGTLTVAVHDFAAIRVALEIPPEDDILTHLAALPRDVAAAKHAWLLEHERELALGSVAAEGAVELVRELAARGYRLGILTRNARELAHVTLEAIGLVDCFAVDDVLGRDDAPPKPDPGGLLKLAAAWDVPPSRMVMVGDYRFDLDCGRAAGAKTVLVNVPQNPWPELADWHAEDCTALRRMI; encoded by the coding sequence ATGAACCTGGCGGACATTAAACATTGGGTGTTCGACATGGACGGCACCCTCACGGTGGCGGTGCATGACTTTGCTGCCATCCGCGTAGCCCTGGAGATTCCCCCCGAGGACGACATCCTCACGCACCTTGCCGCATTGCCGCGCGACGTGGCGGCTGCCAAGCACGCCTGGCTGCTGGAGCATGAGCGCGAACTGGCGTTGGGCTCGGTCGCCGCCGAGGGGGCGGTGGAGCTGGTACGCGAGCTGGCCGCGCGGGGTTATCGGCTGGGCATCCTGACCCGCAATGCGCGGGAGTTGGCCCATGTGACGCTGGAGGCGATCGGCCTGGTGGATTGCTTTGCCGTCGACGATGTACTGGGCCGTGATGACGCGCCGCCCAAGCCCGATCCCGGTGGTCTGCTGAAACTGGCCGCCGCCTGGGACGTACCGCCGAGCCGGATGGTGATGGTGGGCGATTACCGCTTCGACCTGGATTGCGGTCGGGCGGCAGGGGCGAAGACGGTGTTGGTGAATGTGCCGCAGAACCCGTGGCCGGAGTTGGCCGATTGGCATGCCGAGGATTGCACGGCGCTGCGCCGGATGATCTAG
- a CDS encoding histone deacetylase family protein → MPLPLIYHDDYSPEFPADHRFPMDKFRLLRDHLVSSGLTQDSHLLRPALCPPEILALAHEPGYIERYMSGELSREDQRRLGLPWSEALARRTVRAVGGSLLAAEQALEHGLACHLAGGTHHAHYDYPAGFCIFNDLAVISHYLLASGRVNRVLIFDCDVHQGDGTARILHDTPDAITVSLHCEKNFPARKAQSDWDIPLPMGMADADYLKVVDDALNYLLPLYQPDLVLYDAGVDVHKDDALGYLKLTDAGVAARDESVMRHCLGRDIPVMGVIGGGYSKDRPALARRHGILHHSAQRVWTSSGCH, encoded by the coding sequence ATGCCTTTGCCATTGATCTACCACGATGACTACAGCCCTGAGTTCCCGGCAGACCACCGGTTCCCTATGGACAAGTTCCGCCTGTTGCGCGACCACCTGGTGTCCAGCGGGCTGACCCAGGACAGCCACTTGCTGCGCCCGGCCTTGTGCCCCCCGGAGATTCTGGCCCTGGCCCATGAACCTGGGTATATCGAGCGCTACATGAGCGGCGAATTGTCCCGCGAAGACCAACGCCGCCTCGGCCTGCCCTGGAGCGAAGCCCTGGCCCGGCGCACGGTGCGCGCGGTCGGCGGCTCGCTGCTGGCGGCCGAACAGGCGCTGGAACACGGCCTGGCCTGCCACCTGGCCGGCGGCACCCATCACGCCCATTACGACTACCCGGCAGGCTTTTGCATCTTCAATGACCTGGCGGTGATCAGCCATTACCTGCTGGCCAGCGGCCGGGTCAACCGCGTGCTGATCTTCGACTGCGACGTGCACCAGGGCGACGGCACCGCACGCATCCTCCACGACACGCCGGATGCGATCACCGTGTCGCTGCACTGCGAAAAGAACTTCCCGGCGCGCAAGGCCCAGAGCGACTGGGACATCCCGCTGCCCATGGGCATGGCCGATGCCGATTACCTCAAGGTGGTGGACGACGCGCTCAATTACCTGCTGCCGCTGTACCAGCCCGACCTGGTGCTGTACGACGCCGGCGTCGATGTGCACAAGGATGACGCCCTCGGTTACCTCAAGCTGACAGACGCAGGCGTCGCCGCCCGGGATGAAAGTGTGATGCGCCACTGCCTGGGCCGCGACATTCCGGTGATGGGCGTGATCGGCGGCGGCTACAGCAAGGACCGCCCTGCCCTGGCCCGCCGCCACGGCATCCTGCATCACAGCGCCCAGCGGGTGTGGACGTCATCAGGTTGTCATTGA
- the ypfJ gene encoding KPN_02809 family neutral zinc metallopeptidase, which yields MLWKKGRRSDNVVDARDDNDGGGGGMRFGGGKGLSLTAVVLIVGIGWLTGQDPLQLLGQLTGQMDQAPQVSTQSRQAPPANDEQADFVRAVLGDTEDTWGQVFKENGLAYQNPKLILFRGRINSACGGATSASGPFYCPADRQVYLDLDFFREMSQRFQAAGDFAQAYVIAHEVGHHVQTLLGISAKIQAARQQGRQMQGDGGLLVRQELQADCFAGVWANRAQKRLNWLEPGDIEEALNAANAIGDDRLQQQGQGRVVPDSFTHGTSAQRVRWFKTGFAQGQITQCDTFGAKSL from the coding sequence ATGCTATGGAAAAAAGGCCGACGCAGCGACAACGTGGTGGATGCCCGCGATGACAATGACGGCGGTGGCGGCGGTATGCGTTTTGGCGGCGGCAAGGGCCTGAGCCTGACGGCCGTGGTCCTGATCGTCGGCATTGGCTGGCTGACCGGCCAGGACCCGCTGCAACTCCTCGGCCAACTCACCGGCCAGATGGACCAGGCGCCCCAGGTCAGCACCCAGTCGCGCCAGGCGCCGCCGGCCAACGATGAGCAAGCCGATTTTGTCCGCGCGGTGCTGGGCGATACCGAAGACACCTGGGGCCAGGTGTTCAAGGAAAACGGCCTGGCCTACCAGAACCCGAAACTGATCCTGTTCCGTGGCCGGATCAATTCCGCCTGCGGCGGTGCCACCTCCGCCAGCGGCCCGTTCTATTGCCCGGCCGACCGGCAGGTATACCTGGACCTGGATTTCTTCCGCGAAATGTCCCAACGCTTCCAGGCCGCCGGCGATTTTGCCCAGGCGTATGTGATCGCCCACGAAGTCGGGCACCACGTGCAGACGCTGCTCGGGATCTCGGCCAAGATCCAGGCCGCGCGCCAACAAGGCCGGCAGATGCAGGGCGACGGCGGCCTGTTGGTGCGCCAGGAACTGCAAGCCGACTGCTTCGCCGGCGTGTGGGCCAACCGCGCGCAAAAGCGCCTCAATTGGCTGGAGCCCGGTGATATCGAAGAAGCCCTGAATGCGGCCAACGCCATTGGCGATGACCGTCTGCAGCAACAAGGTCAAGGCCGCGTGGTGCCCGACTCGTTTACCCATGGCACCTCGGCGCAGCGGGTGCGCTGGTTCAAGACCGGCTTCGCCCAGGGCCAGATCACTCAATGCGACACCTTCGGGGCCAAGAGTCTTTAG
- a CDS encoding DEAD/DEAH box helicase: protein MTFATLGLIEPLLRALETLGYQTPTPVQAQAIPAVLAGRDLMAAAQTGTGKTAAFAVPLLQLLTMEGPKVAANSARALILCPTRELAEQVHASVAEYAQHLPLTTYAVYGGVSINPQMMRLRKGVDILVATPGRLIDLFRQNALKLNQLQTLVLDEADRMLDLGFSEELANIYRMLPKKRQTLLFSATFSDEIRTLAGQMLNDPLSIEVSPRNVAANTVKQWVVPVDKKRKAELFVHLMRKGRWKQVLVFAKTRNGVDALVDKLQGLGINADGIHGDKPQATRQRVLDRFKSSDVQILIATDVAARGLDIEDLPLVVNFDLPIVAEDYIHRIGRTGRAGNTGEAISLVCADEVNMLSAIEMLTRQTLIRKMEADFEPEHRVPDTDASGQVVKKPKKPKKPKTSGGGGKRNLGKWVDSGEVAPAEPSIKPVRKVPVFNTGPRKKK, encoded by the coding sequence ATGACTTTCGCCACCCTTGGCCTGATCGAACCCTTGCTGCGCGCCCTTGAGACGCTTGGCTACCAGACCCCGACGCCGGTACAGGCGCAAGCCATTCCGGCGGTGCTGGCCGGTCGCGACCTGATGGCTGCGGCCCAGACCGGCACCGGCAAGACCGCCGCTTTCGCCGTGCCGCTCCTGCAACTGCTGACCATGGAAGGGCCGAAAGTCGCCGCCAACTCGGCGCGCGCGCTGATCCTGTGCCCGACCCGCGAATTGGCCGAGCAGGTGCACGCCAGCGTCGCCGAGTACGCCCAACACCTGCCGCTGACCACTTACGCCGTGTACGGCGGCGTGAGCATCAACCCGCAGATGATGAGGCTGCGCAAAGGCGTTGACATACTGGTCGCCACCCCCGGCCGCCTGATCGACCTGTTCCGCCAGAACGCGCTGAAGCTCAATCAGCTGCAAACCCTGGTTCTGGATGAAGCCGACCGCATGCTCGACCTGGGCTTCTCCGAAGAACTGGCGAACATCTACCGCATGCTGCCGAAAAAGCGCCAGACGTTGCTGTTCTCCGCGACCTTCTCCGATGAAATCCGCACGCTCGCCGGGCAGATGCTCAACGACCCGCTGAGCATCGAAGTCAGCCCACGCAACGTTGCCGCCAACACCGTCAAGCAATGGGTGGTGCCGGTGGACAAGAAGCGCAAGGCCGAGCTGTTCGTGCACCTGATGCGCAAGGGCCGCTGGAAGCAGGTGCTGGTGTTCGCCAAGACCCGTAACGGCGTGGACGCGCTGGTGGATAAGTTGCAGGGCCTGGGCATCAATGCCGACGGCATCCACGGCGACAAGCCCCAGGCGACCCGTCAACGTGTGCTGGACCGCTTCAAGTCGAGTGATGTGCAGATCCTGATCGCCACCGACGTGGCGGCCCGTGGCCTGGATATCGAAGACCTGCCGCTGGTGGTCAACTTCGACCTGCCGATCGTGGCCGAGGACTACATCCACCGTATCGGCCGCACCGGTCGCGCGGGCAATACCGGCGAGGCGATTTCCCTGGTGTGCGCCGATGAAGTGAACATGCTGTCGGCCATCGAGATGCTCACGCGTCAGACCTTGATCCGCAAGATGGAGGCGGATTTCGAACCGGAGCACCGCGTGCCGGACACCGATGCCAGCGGGCAAGTGGTGAAAAAGCCGAAAAAGCCGAAGAAACCTAAAACCTCCGGCGGTGGCGGCAAGCGCAATCTGGGCAAGTGGGTGGACAGTGGTGAAGTAGCGCCGGCTGAGCCGTCGATCAAGCCGGTGCGCAAGGTGCCGGTGTTCAATACCGGGCCGCGTAAGAAGAAGTGA
- a CDS encoding Lrp/AsnC family transcriptional regulator encodes MDKYDRMLLSALLEDGRASYAQLARTVNLSAPAVAERVAKLEASGVITGYQAKVDLSKVGLPIQCVIELRLTHHGSQKVYEALADIPELTECHRVTGDPCVIMQAAVGSMPELEDLINRIAKFGFSKTSIILSSAIERRVPLGQLEGNGKSGG; translated from the coding sequence ATGGACAAATACGACCGCATGCTTCTCAGCGCCCTGCTCGAAGACGGCCGCGCGTCCTACGCGCAACTGGCGCGCACGGTCAACCTCTCCGCGCCCGCTGTTGCCGAACGCGTAGCCAAGCTCGAAGCCAGCGGCGTGATCACCGGCTACCAGGCCAAGGTCGACCTGTCCAAAGTGGGCTTGCCGATCCAGTGCGTGATCGAACTGAGGCTGACCCACCATGGCAGCCAGAAGGTTTACGAAGCGCTGGCCGACATCCCCGAACTCACCGAATGCCACCGGGTCACGGGCGACCCGTGCGTGATCATGCAGGCGGCGGTGGGCTCGATGCCCGAGCTGGAGGATTTGATCAACCGGATTGCGAAGTTCGGCTTCAGCAAGACCTCGATCATTCTCTCGAGCGCGATAGAACGGCGGGTACCGTTGGGGCAACTGGAAGGAAATGGGAAGAGTGGCGGCTGA
- a CDS encoding TIGR03862 family flavoprotein, translating to MPQTAPSHVTIIGGGPAGLMAAEVLSLAGARVDLYDGMPSVGRKFLLAGVGGMNITHSEAYPAFLARYAERAPQMAPLLRGFGAEALCEWIHGLGIQTFVGTSGRVFPTDMKAAPLLRAWLKRLRDQGVVIHTRHRWLGWSTDGGLLIHSPDGEKTIHSDAVLLALGGGSWSRLGSDGAWVERLAGKGVSCAPLQPSNCGFEVSAWSELMVSKFAGAPLKNVAIGLADDKPRLGECVITATGIEGSLIYALSAPIREAINRHGAATVHIDLLPGKPLDKVRAALAKPRGSRSMSKHLHSQLGLDGVKAALLRELAPAEHFNDPAQLALAIKALPLTLVNTRPMDEAISTAGGVPFEALDERLMLKQLPGVFCAGEMLDWEAPTGGYLLTGCFASGRAAGRGMLEWLNT from the coding sequence ATGCCTCAGACCGCTCCCTCACACGTCACCATCATCGGCGGTGGCCCCGCCGGGCTGATGGCCGCCGAAGTCTTGAGCCTGGCGGGCGCACGGGTGGACCTCTACGACGGCATGCCCTCGGTGGGACGCAAGTTCCTGCTGGCGGGCGTGGGTGGCATGAACATCACCCACTCCGAAGCCTACCCGGCGTTCCTGGCCCGTTATGCCGAACGCGCACCGCAGATGGCGCCCTTGTTGCGTGGGTTTGGCGCCGAGGCATTGTGCGAATGGATTCACGGCCTGGGCATCCAGACCTTTGTCGGCACCTCCGGCCGAGTATTTCCTACCGACATGAAAGCTGCGCCGCTGTTGCGTGCCTGGCTCAAGCGCCTGCGCGACCAGGGCGTGGTTATCCACACCCGTCATCGCTGGCTGGGCTGGAGCACGGACGGCGGCTTACTTATCCACAGCCCGGACGGCGAAAAAACTATCCACAGCGATGCCGTGCTGCTGGCCCTCGGCGGCGGCAGTTGGTCGCGCCTGGGCTCCGATGGCGCCTGGGTCGAGAGGCTGGCAGGCAAAGGCGTGTCTTGCGCTCCGTTGCAGCCGAGCAACTGCGGCTTCGAGGTGTCGGCCTGGAGCGAACTGATGGTCAGCAAATTCGCCGGCGCACCGCTGAAAAACGTCGCCATCGGCCTGGCAGACGACAAGCCCCGCCTGGGGGAATGCGTGATCACCGCGACCGGCATCGAGGGCAGCCTGATCTACGCCCTGTCGGCGCCGATTCGTGAAGCGATCAACCGCCACGGCGCGGCCACCGTGCATATCGACCTGCTGCCGGGCAAGCCGCTGGACAAGGTCCGGGCCGCCTTGGCCAAGCCGCGCGGCTCGCGCTCGATGAGCAAGCATTTGCACAGCCAGTTGGGCTTGGATGGGGTGAAGGCGGCGCTGTTGCGCGAGCTGGCACCGGCGGAACACTTCAATGATCCAGCGCAGTTGGCGCTGGCGATCAAGGCGTTGCCGTTGACCCTGGTGAACACCCGGCCAATGGACGAGGCCATCAGCACCGCCGGCGGCGTGCCGTTTGAAGCGCTGGATGAGCGCCTGATGCTCAAACAATTGCCAGGGGTGTTCTGCGCGGGAGAGATGCTGGACTGGGAAGCGCCGACCGGCGGGTATTTGCTGACGGGGTGTTTTGCCAGTGGCAGAGCCGCCGGGCGCGGCATGCTGGAATGGTTGAACACTTGA
- a CDS encoding DMT family transporter — protein sequence MTVSTPLSGINHPFKGILLIVVATFLFSSHDALSKYLAGFYPIVMVVWARYVVHTLLMAGIFLPQSGLRVLRSKRPGMQVVRALCLLGTSLFFTAALHYIPLAEATAVNFLAPILVTALSVPLLGEHVTRGQWLAVVCGFVGVLVIIHPGGELFTPAVLLPLCSALFFCFYQLLTRILSQYDTPTTSNFFAGLCNTLVMSALVPFFWQVPTLWHGVLMLALGTCGMTAHLMLTQAFRFAAPALLAPFGYCQIVFAGLLGWLVFAHTPDLTTVVGIGVICMSGLAAAWQQRRR from the coding sequence ATGACTGTCAGCACCCCCCTCTCCGGCATCAACCACCCCTTCAAAGGCATTCTGCTGATTGTGGTGGCGACCTTCCTGTTCTCCAGCCACGACGCCTTGTCCAAATACCTGGCCGGGTTCTACCCGATCGTGATGGTGGTGTGGGCGCGCTACGTGGTGCACACCTTGCTGATGGCCGGGATCTTCCTGCCGCAATCGGGCTTGCGTGTGCTGCGCAGCAAGCGGCCGGGGATGCAGGTGGTGCGGGCCTTGTGCCTGTTGGGCACCAGCCTGTTTTTTACCGCGGCGTTGCATTACATCCCGTTGGCGGAGGCCACGGCGGTGAACTTCCTCGCGCCGATCCTGGTGACGGCGCTGTCGGTACCGCTGCTCGGCGAGCATGTGACACGCGGCCAGTGGCTGGCGGTGGTCTGCGGCTTTGTCGGGGTGCTGGTGATCATCCACCCGGGCGGCGAACTGTTTACCCCCGCTGTGCTGCTGCCGCTGTGTTCGGCACTGTTCTTCTGCTTCTACCAACTGCTCACGCGCATCCTCAGCCAGTACGACACTCCGACCACCAGCAACTTCTTCGCTGGCCTGTGCAACACCTTGGTGATGAGCGCACTGGTGCCGTTCTTTTGGCAAGTCCCCACACTGTGGCACGGCGTGCTGATGCTGGCGCTGGGCACCTGTGGGATGACCGCGCACTTGATGTTGACCCAGGCATTCCGCTTTGCGGCGCCGGCCTTGCTGGCGCCGTTCGGCTATTGCCAGATCGTGTTTGCGGGGTTGTTGGGTTGGCTGGTGTTTGCCCATACCCCCGACTTGACCACGGTGGTCGGCATCGGGGTGATCTGCATGAGCGGGTTGGCCGCTGCCTGGCAGCAGCGGCGTCGGTAG